DNA from Onychomys torridus chromosome 1, mOncTor1.1, whole genome shotgun sequence:
AGAGACATATGAAGCAATGGTGAACTTGAACTTACGTGTTTAGTTTAAGCAAACAAACTGCAGGGTAAAAAGACAAATCTCAACACTGGAGAGGTAAACTCTACAGAAACAATGCCCAGCTATCAGGGAAGACCGAAGCCTGTCCTTATGATAGGTTCCTACTAATAAAACACTACTCTGTTCTAAGACAGAGCAAGCTATtaagtttctccatctgtaaattGAGAGAGCTAAACCAGACGATGCCCAAAGTCCCGTTTTCCCACTGATAACCCGACTCACCAAGAGCAAATGACTCACCTAGTTACTCCTCCAAGAATAACTGCTCCAGCTACTGTTCCGCTGCACACCAGGagccatcggcccactgcctgctcagctgcctttgaaggaaGGAACATGGTACCTTTTCTAGactgcaaagccacttcagcaatggtgtaatattgtcctggcctcagaggatgcctgctGCCACAGCTGCAACCACACTAAGGAGCAAGACAGAAAACTATAACTGAAAGACTGCTACCCACACTCAGCCTCAATTTGCCTGGAGAAAAGTACCCCATGAGCCTGCATTTTCACAGCTACCACTCTGGCTGATGGTTGTCTCTCATCTGGATTACTGGAACCCTCTTCCTAATGGGTTTCTCCTTTCAGTCTCTAAACGTGCTATCCCCTCCCATACACTTCCCTGACTGATACTCCCCACTGTAGAACTGGGCTTGCATTGGTACTCCCCAACGCTCTAGAGGCTTACAACAGGCCACTCTCAAAGCACAAGGATCTCCCCTACCACAACTCTTAACACACTGTCATGTAGCTTCAGGTGATCTGTCGTGTGTCTCACTAATCTGGGAGCTCTGCAGGTTCTGATCAATCTTGggcgtgctctctctctctctctgcctttattTGTGGCACTGGTCCCTTACATAGCAAGACCTAGTACATATTTAACAAGTGAACGAACAATGGAAGGAACTGACTTCTCCAGGGCAGGAGCCATGTgagcatttatttttctcttcctagaTCATAACACAGTGATAATTACTAGAATTCTCTGGCTTCTCTCCACATCACACAAATCACCTTCTACTAATAACTGTCAGATAAGAGAATGAATGTCCTCTTTTGGTTCTACCCCTATGAGTAAGATGTATGTTCAGTTTCCTACTTCCAATTTACCTGAGTAGCTTAGACAAACAACTTAataggttgaggatttagctcagtggtagagcgcttgcctagcaagcgtaaggccctgggttcgagcctcagctcaaaaaaaaaaaaaaaaaagaggaagaaacaaaaagaaatggtaGACAAGCAACTCAAAATAAGCCTCAATTCCCTTCTCTGTAGAATGGGGTTATACTTGTAGCAAAAACCCATGTACAAAAATACTGAGCTTTTATCCTGTGCTAAAGGTTTGATGCATATTTAAAAAAGTAATCCTCACCAACACCTTGTGAAATAGTAGTTACCGCATTCTGCAGATTAGGAAATTGAAACATAAAAGCTAAATAAACTGGTCAATATACAATTGGTAATACACAAACAGGGGGCAGCATTTCCGGATCCGCATTCAAGGGGCGGTCTGGAGACGTGGAAATGTTTCGTGAAATGATAAGGAGATTAACAACAGGCCGGGGGTTCGCTGAGTTTATTCTAGCCTTTTTCACCCCAGCCGGGCTTCCGTGATCGGAGCCAGCTGCAGTGGGTACCTGTGCTCTGGACGCCGCCCTAGGGACAAGGAGCCCGACACTGTGGCTCCCCGTGAAGAACTTCAGGGGCGGAAGGAGCAACCGTTGCATACTGACAGTGCACCGCCTCCGCCAGAACAGCCCAACAACCTGCGGTCCTCGTCTCCCCTCCGGAAAGGGGAAGCACTTCCGGGTCAGGCACCGCGCGCGCCCCCTCCGCCGGAGGCTGGTCACCGCGCCTGCGCCTGCGCTTCCGCTCGGCTGGGGCTGCGGGGCGCGGGCGTCGGGAACGCGCTTGCTCGGTCGCTCGCGCAGCCGCGGAGACTCCGTGGAAACCAGGCGAGCGAGGGCGCAACGCGGGAAGCATGAGGAAAGGGGCTGCCTGCGAGCGGAAACCCGCGTGGATGCCGACGGGGAAGGCGGGTGCGGAAGGTGGCGGGGCCGGGGGTGGTCGGCCGGTCGACCCCGGGGTGGGTCCGGCCTGCGGTCGAGTTTCCTCCGCTCCGCGTGGGTCCCGGGCAGGCACGCTTGCCGCGAGTGCCCTCAGCTTCTCCGGGGTCCCTcgggccacaagagggcaccgaACCCACCCACCTCCCTGTCGCCGTGGTGGGTAATAAATGTGCCACAGCCTCGGGGGACGGGTGACAGGCTGCCGGAGTTGGGCTGCCTGTCGAGGCAGACAGACATCGGcaacttcttctcttccttctcccattgCTGTTCTCAGGACTCACGGCCCTAAAACGACTATAACTATTATGTGTTAACACAACTAGCTTTCATGAAGGATAAATATCCCCCAACAAGATAGTGTAAGTGGCAGTGCTCTGTATTTTGCAGATCTCTTTAATAGTGGACATAGCTGGATTCTCACACCGACATCTGCATTTCATCTGGCACGTTTAGTAGTGTCCTGAAAACTACAGTCCACTGAGGAAAAGGGAAGTGAAGCCACAGACTCGGAGTCCCCGAAGCCACCTGGACTATCATACTGGGAGCACTATTTTTTTGGTCCCTACCAAAAAAACTTAGTTGCTCAGGCTCCTGTTGTAGCCATTCCCATCCTCTGTGTGAAGCCACCGACATTCCTTCAGCATTGTCAGGCTCACTGGTGTGACTGTTGATGTGGCTATCGGATTTGTGGAGTTAGTGCATTGTTGTTTAAGACCATAGGCTAACATTGGAATGCCAATCTATGGAACCAGTCTTTTATTAATGACAATTTCACCTTCATATCAGGAGGTGACAGATTTTTGTTTCTCGAAGTAACTTTTCATCATAAAAGCAATATTGGGTAGAAATAGCCAAACAATatagaaaagtaaaattaattaCAAATTCACCGCCCTTTAGTAACCACTACCACAAAACGGTGACTGTTCTTACAGAGTCAGTACATGAAGTaagaattaaacatttttaaattgtgttgatCATTATTGTGTGGGGGTGGGTCCATGTGGCatagtgtgtggaggtcagaggacaactttgtggtgtTAGCTCTTTTCTTCCAATCTTAAATACATTCAGGGCATaaattcaagttgtcaggcttgcacagtaaatggctttacccactgaaccatttcctgGGCTCCAACGTtcaaatctttaattaaaaataagttacaCGTTTAACAACCCAAAGCTGCTTATACCATACTTTTTAGTATTAATGTGTGAATTTGTAATTCAGGTTTTAGTCTATATTTGAATGACTTATTAGTATGGTAGCTCCTATGCTAGCTGAGAGGTGAAGATAAAGAATTCTTAAATAATGTCCTTATTAAGGAACTTCATGTCAACCAATAGAGATCAGATATTATCTCATAAGTAAGAGGTGAAACTAGGGTTTTAATGGAAATATGTAACTCAAGTTATTGGAGTTCAAAAGGAGATAAACTTTTCTACTTTGGGGGGCAAAACGTGGAAATGTGACTTGGTCCAATCCTTGGGAAAGTTTAGCATTTGAAGATGGAACTAGAAGGGTTTTGTCAAGTAGCTAGTATAACCATTGGCAAAAGCTGGAGCCTGAAGAAAACTGGAGTCATAAAGAGGAAATAATAAGTAGTTTATTAATGATAATGGATGCTCAGTGGGTGTACCCTTTAAGTAAATTACCTCAGTGTTCATTACTCTGAGGGAGGAATTAAAACCTCTGATTTATAGAAAAGTAACTTGTctagggttacacagtgaatAAAATGGTGGGACCAGGATTTGAAATCCAatccttgtttttaaatatgtagtCCTTATAACTGCTAGCATTGAGAAACATTCCAAGAGTCTGAGCCGGCACATGATGAGATCTGTGTTTTAGAAAGATTAATTTCACATTCACCATGTACTAAAGATTGTTTCAGTTTGGTTTCTTCTACAGATGTCTGTATATCTGCTTCACAGTCTGGAGACACTGGTTTTAATTTTACCACATGGGTGGGTCTGAGTACACCTATTTGTTTCTCTATTGCACATTTGGATTCAGGCAGCAAAAACTGAAGTATTCGTGGAAGATTGGTATGACTCTAGTTCCTTCAAGCATTTTTGTTGTTCATGTATTTCAGGAGCACAAAATGGATTTCTTATGGAAATATGTGTAGATTCAGTGGAGTCGGCTGTGAATGCAGAGAGAGGAGGTAAGGGAAACTAGACAATGAATCTCGGCTTACAACTTTTTTAGAGTCTGACAATGAATCCTATGGTCTGACCTCAAATAACCCTTGCCAAGctgggcacttgggaggctgtggcagAAGGGTCACTGTGAAGTCAGtttgggctatagagtgagaatccatttaaaaaaaaaaaagcccttgtCATCTCTTGGATAGTAATAGTCTTTTCAGAAACAACTAACTAGAAAACCTACTGGagagcttggcatggtggcacatgcttataatcccagcattggggagctTGAGGCATGGAGGTTCAAAGTTTGGCCAGATAGAGCTAGATAGGGAGATCTTGCTTTAGAAAGTAaagcaaaacacattttttttggaaaattACTGTCTAATCTCCCCTTTCGCCCAGCAGGTCACATTTTAAGTCAAGCGTCTATAATCCTGCTTGCTCATTAACATGATTATTTTATTGAACTTGACACGAATTTAAGAATTTGAAACAGTTTAAAGATCTCTTTAGGGGACTGAGCATGTAGCTCGGTGGTAAAGTACTTACTTGTGTTGTGTGCAGTCCCCAGTATTgaataagaattaaaattaaagatgGTTCTGGACTTTTTAACGTAGATGctgatttgttttgtgttttaaatttgtttttgtgagaAGCATAGACATTTACATCATCTCAAgatcagaaaaataattttaactcattttttGGTAATACTAGAGATAGAACCAGGATCTTGTGCATATTGGACAAGCATTCTACTAAGCTATGTCTccaaacctttatttttaattaaggaacattttcaaacaaatgaaTTGGGTATAACATGTAAATTcccatgtgctggctagttttatcaTTTGGGAGAAGGAACCTCAGAATATAAACTATCCCCACCAGTTTGGCCTATgggcacattttcttgattaatgattgatataggaggacccagctcactgtggataaTACCACCccgtgggctggtggtcctgggtgctataagaaaacaggctgagcaagccagtaaacagcactcctccatggcttctctaGTTCCTGCCCTAgcttcccttaatgatggactTAGAAGGTGAAGTAAactcttccctaagttgcttttggtcataatgtttccCATCTATTCATCACTCGattttgtattagttacttttctgtgacaGATTTCTGGACAGAAGgaggaagcatttattttggctcacggtttgagGGACATAGTCCATCATGTCACTGAAGGCACTGAGGCTGCTGATGACATTGTGTCAAccgtcaggaagcagacagaagtGGGTGCTGATGCTCAGTTGGCTTCCttgttcttttcttgtttgggATTTCAACCCATAAaacagtgccacccacattcaatgtgggtctttcctcctcagttaaacttctctggaaacGCCCTCAAAGATGGACTCGGAGATGTGTCTCCCATGTGATTCCAAATCTAATCAAATTGACAATGAAAAGGATCATTACAAATTCAACCATTTTTAAGTCACGGTCAGTCATTTTCAGCAGATGATTTTGGTGGGGAACAATTTAcatgttttcagttttgtggaacACATTTGATTATTGTGACTCAATCTTTTTGTggcaataaaaaggaatgaaagatTGATAGTTGCTATAACAGATGGTTTGTTCCCCTGGTGCCCtatggggcttgaacccagggctttgtacatgctgggTGCTGtattactgagctacatcccttaTTCTAGGTTGTTTTGAGAGAGTCTTGCTATAACCAGGGTGACCTCACACTGTGATACTCTCGCCTAAGCCTTTCAAGTGCTATGATTGAAGACATGTACTACCGTTCTTTATGATTtcctcgtttttttttttaaaaaggtttatttttctctttttttgtagttGATTTGTTACATGCACTATGATGTTCATCATTCAGAGCACCACAGTCTCAATTTTGCTGATTATGTAAGTGGTGCCATATGATATTCTTTTCTAATTACTTCATTCCCTGTTGAGTTGTTAACCCAGCAGTTTAAAATCCAATTCAGAATTCAGTTTTaataaatagggctggagagatggctcattggttgcACATACTGGGTGTTTTTCCAGAAGATaatgggttccatccctagcaccttcatggtggttcacaactgtctttaacttcaattccagggaaactgatgccctcttctggcctctatgggtagtaggcatgcacagacatgcaggcaaaacacctatacataaaaaattaaatgaataaactgGGCAAGgttgtgcatgtctttaatcccaacactcaggaggtggaggcaaacagaactctgagtttgaggcgagcctggtctatgCAGCcggttctagaacagccagggctatggagagagaccctgtctcaaaacactgaaattaaaataaaaatttagaaataaaaaatattttaaaaaatgctttatagGCAATATTCTGTTGTATTATAATAGGAGGGCAtcttgtgtttttgtgtatgtgtctgtctgtatgtctgtctgtgtgtgtctgtgtgtaatgtTAAGATTATTCAGTGGATTCAGGTGTTACCAACCTGATCTTTTATAAGTTTTCCAGTCATTTGTTAATCTAATAATTtagtatataacacacacacacacacacacacacacacacacacacacatataaggttgagttttgtttgttcttttgactTTGGAGGGACATAGTGTATCACTATGTAGTtgacactggccttgaactcatgacaatctttctacctcagcATTCCAAGGACTATAATTACAGGTATATATCACCATGCCatgcttaatatttatttattaactagtATACAAATAGAAAGAACAACTTTCTCACCATTTTGTCAAGTTGAAATTTGGTTTGtatgagagaggaagggagaaaggctgGCTTCTTTGTTCACTGATTTTCAAAATAACACATCTGTTTGCTATCTTCCAATGAGTTGTTTCCACATTATAAAACTAGATTTAGACATAGGTGTTTTAATCTATCATAGTTATTTTATTGATGTTTAAAATATCCTATCTTTGGCTAACGAGAGCCTTGTCCCTGAGACCTTTTAACATGACCCCAACCGTTTGATAGTTCTTTTGCTATCAGTGTTCACTGTATCTTGAAATTTTCTTGATAACTACTCCAAAgtaactattttgttttgttttaaagcttaGAGTAATGAGGAATGTTTTGAAAAGTTGATATTACTTTCTTATTATTTGACAGTTAACATTCTACTATTTTTTATCCAATAATGTCTTTATTCCCAATGCATGGCAACTCtaatacaattttttaatttgtttgtttgtttgtttttggtttttctgagacagggtttccctgtgtagtagctttgcacctttcctggaactcacttggtagcccaggctggcctcgaactcacagaggtctgtctgcctcccaagtgctgggattacaggcgtgcgccaccaccaccacccagctctaatACAAGTTTTAAGAGAACTGGCTTAACTTGAATTAACTCTTAATTTGGCTATCAGTAATACAATGAGGGTTGTATAATACAAttgagatttaaaatatttttactcttaattttataatttgatttctttcaattAAGTTCTCAGGTTCTTTTTATGTTTAGATAAATAGTTTGCTTTGTCataggaactttaaaaaaaaacaaaaacatgtgtttttaaaaaggtgCTGGTCGGATTGAATTATGTTCTGGTTTACTAGAGGGAGGAACCACACCCAGCATGGGTAAGTATCTTTTTTGTCACTAAATTTCTCATACATAGATTGGGACAACTGATTATTTAATGTTATGTTAAGTATATGATGACTGTGATACCAATTAGAATTGCTTATGGTTGTAAATAACATCATCAAAAGATTTAATTAAACTTATTTTTGTCCTCAAACATCAAAAAATTGGAAGGTAAATAGTTTTTATTGTATCAACTGACAAGTGCTTTTAAGTATCTTCAGTCTTTGTAAATTGCTCTTCTTTACCTCATGACTTTCCTATTACTTACCTTCTACTATAAACACTTTTGGCCTCCACTGCATCCTGCATGGCTTGGTCCTGGAAACTTTACTCAGGCaatgaagaaatgaagcaaaggcacacacacacaccctcacacatacagaGAAGCTGGGATATGATGGATCATGCTTACTCTGATGGAGTGGCATCAACTGTGCAACAACAACCTGGGGCCTCAGTGTTTACTGTGTACAGCAGGGTGGAGGAGTAAGCCAGTCTCGCATGTGGTCTCCGTTGGGGAGCAGTCTTAGGTTGcagtcatctgggaggagggaagctgcagttgctagttTTTACACACACTGGTCAGTCATTTGTAAATGCTCAtacttggaccagaggaaggctttgcccatttctatgagtctgaggctTTAGTCTTTGTTAATAGTACACATTCACTAAGAACTTCATCCATTCTTTACACATTCACTCAAGGTGTCCTCTGTTCCCCACAGGCCTCCTTCCCTGTCTATCGGCATTCTCTGATTTCTCCTGTTCactcttttctttcagaaataatACCTAAGAATAACCGTATATGACCaatgatattttaataacttCTCCAGATCTTTAGCTCACAGTTGAACTTTAGTTTGCTTCTGTTCTTAAAGGTATTCTTCAAGTAGTAAAACAAAGTGTCCAGATTCCAGTTTTTGTGATGATTCGACCACGGGGAGGTGATTTTTTATATTCAGATCGTGAAGTTGAAGTGATGAAGACTGACATTCGTCTTGCCAAGCTTTATGGTGCTGATGGTTTGGTATTTGGGGCATTGACTGAAGATGGAAACGTTGACAAAGAGTTATGCATGTCTCTTTTGGGTAAGAATTTATAGCTGAGGTGTAAAAGCTtctaaaacagacacacacactcctaatgcagaaaaaaaaaatcacaaaattgaTTTTTCAGCCATACCTAcagacacttaaattaacctatcttAAAAAGAAGTTGTCtaaccttgcacagccttggtgcagtgggaaggggcttggacctgcctaggctcattgtgctgggctctgctgattccccatgggagacctcgatttgggggatgtggggatgtggggtggcttgggaaaagaggcctgggggtgggaggagggagaggggggatctgtggatagtatgtggaattagtagaaaatttcttaataaagaaaaatgaaaacaaatgaaataaaaatttaaaaccctcaaaaaaaaagaattagctattatttgattctttaaaatgaTAATGTACTTTAATTTTCATAGTCAgtgaattgttttgtttgtattccCTAAAGTACACTACAGGTTTGTGGAAGAATGGTTACCTGCCCCCCTTAAAGATCATCTGTGTACATTATGAAATACTGAGTAATAAAGGATAATGGgtccattaaaaaaaagttgtctAAGTATTTGGGGTAGAGGGCATATGTGGCAAAGGGCTCTCAACATTCCTTTGTTGTTGATCAGGTACTGTGCTTGCAGAATTTAAGATAAATGTACGTTGATTGCATTAACCAATGCACCAAAACTTGAGAAGTTATTCTAGTCAATAATgaggagaggaggtggaaagGATAGATGCAAACTACCTACATTATAAGGTCAAAGTTCTTCTTGAAGATCCTCAGAGTAGCCAATAGATGTAGTGTTGTCTTTGCAGTTGATGTGATTTTTGTCTGGTGCCCGGAAGGTGTAGATAGCTATAGTTTATGTAAGAGTCAGAGCTTAGTGGAAAGGTGGGGCTTTTGAGTCTATAAGACTGCCAAAGTTgccattttgtta
Protein-coding regions in this window:
- the Cutc gene encoding copper homeostasis protein cutC homolog isoform X2; protein product: MRKGAACERKPAWMPTGKAGAQNGFLMEICVDSVESAVNAERGGAGRIELCSGLLEGGTTPSMGILQVVKQSVQIPVFVMIRPRGGDFLYSDREVEVMKTDIRLAKLYGADGLVFGALTEDGNVDKELCMSLLALSRPLPVTFHRALETLLTLGFERVLTSGCDSSALEGLPLIKQLIDEAKGRIVVMPGGGITDKNLQRILEGSGATEFHCSARSSRDSGMKFRNSSVAMGASLAHSEYSLKVTDVAKVRTLNAIAKDVLV